In Acidimicrobiales bacterium, the following are encoded in one genomic region:
- a CDS encoding aminoglycoside phosphotransferase family protein — MIGSAPFPVSLNDLTTEVLSRALGVEILDFEAEPLGLDRGMLCELFLLDLRYGDAAHGPPRVVAKFSSSRELVRSRALAVGIYERELRFFDVLANRTPMRLPDVYASWYDAKSAEFLLLLEAIEADVEVDQLNGIDAGRAKLVIREMASLHAKWAGDPEIEGLEWLPTLGSPDRRRSLGDHVRNGWNPLAEMIGPGSDPKISVAGELLERRLDEALANSRGCLATLIHLDLRLDNLLFSPDGTTVTVIDWQGVGVGPASWDLAYFISQSLTIENRRNHEKELLDLYADVVRTLQPGLDPVELMVGYEEAMWYGLTIAAALMVVGDMDEPRTRLLAETMALRALAALDDHGQLEAELP, encoded by the coding sequence ATGATCGGTTCTGCACCGTTTCCGGTCAGCCTGAATGACCTGACCACAGAGGTGCTCTCCAGGGCTCTCGGGGTCGAAATCCTGGACTTCGAGGCCGAACCACTGGGCCTAGACCGCGGAATGCTGTGCGAGCTCTTTCTCCTCGACCTCCGATATGGCGATGCAGCGCATGGCCCGCCTCGCGTGGTTGCGAAGTTCAGTTCCTCCCGGGAACTGGTGCGAAGTCGGGCTCTGGCCGTAGGCATCTACGAGAGAGAGTTGCGCTTCTTTGACGTTTTGGCGAACCGCACTCCGATGCGGCTGCCAGACGTATATGCCTCCTGGTACGACGCCAAGAGTGCAGAGTTCCTGCTTCTCCTCGAGGCGATCGAGGCGGATGTCGAGGTGGACCAACTCAACGGGATTGACGCCGGTCGAGCCAAGCTGGTCATCCGGGAGATGGCCTCGCTTCATGCGAAATGGGCAGGTGACCCGGAGATCGAGGGCCTCGAGTGGCTCCCCACCTTGGGTTCACCGGATCGTCGTAGATCTCTGGGGGATCATGTCCGCAACGGCTGGAACCCTCTCGCCGAGATGATCGGACCCGGTTCGGATCCGAAGATTTCGGTTGCGGGGGAGTTGTTAGAACGGCGACTCGACGAGGCGCTGGCTAATAGCCGCGGGTGCCTGGCGACCCTGATCCATCTGGACCTTCGACTCGACAATCTGTTGTTTTCGCCTGATGGGACCACGGTGACCGTCATCGACTGGCAAGGGGTAGGCGTCGGACCTGCTTCGTGGGACCTCGCCTATTTCATCTCCCAGTCGCTCACCATCGAGAACAGGCGGAACCACGAGAAAGAGCTCCTGGACCTCTACGCGGATGTCGTGAGGACGCTGCAACCGGGCTTGGATCCCGTCGAGCTAATGGTCGGGTATGAGGAGGCGATGTGGTACGGCCTGACGATCGCGGCCGCACTTATGGTTGTCGGAGACATGGACGAGCCACGGACCCGACTCCTAGCCGAGACTATGGCGCTGAGAGCGTTGGCCGCCCTGGACGACCATGGGCAGTTGGAGGCAGAACTTCCATGA
- a CDS encoding OB-fold domain-containing protein, protein MRKQVPVQDGLFSGSAETVRLIGGRCIDCQNHVFPYQTGCPKCSGTEVEQVELGAEGELWTWTIQGYPPKAPPYVGDAEEHDFEPFGVGYVELPDELRVEARLTENDPSRLRIGMPMKLVLVPLTINDLDEEVVTFAFAPKDASNE, encoded by the coding sequence ATGAGGAAGCAGGTACCGGTTCAAGACGGTCTCTTCTCCGGTTCGGCAGAGACCGTCCGACTTATCGGTGGGCGGTGCATTGACTGCCAGAACCACGTCTTTCCGTATCAGACCGGGTGTCCCAAGTGCAGCGGAACCGAAGTAGAGCAGGTCGAGTTGGGCGCCGAGGGTGAACTTTGGACATGGACCATCCAGGGATACCCGCCAAAGGCTCCGCCCTATGTTGGTGATGCCGAAGAGCACGACTTTGAACCATTTGGCGTTGGTTATGTGGAACTGCCCGATGAACTCCGTGTCGAGGCCCGCTTGACCGAAAATGACCCGTCACGTCTCCGGATCGGAATGCCGATGAAACTGGTGTTGGTTCCCTTGACGATCAACGACTTGGACGAAGAGGTCGTGACATTCGCCTTTGCTCCGAAGGATGCCAGCAATGAGTGA
- a CDS encoding thiolase family protein, translating into MSEVAIVGIGMHEFGRHEGLSGMDQGVVAVRRALVDSGLTWQDMQFAFGGSKSAGAADLMVSKLGLTGLQFINVSNGCATGGSALFAAWNAIESGMFDLGIAIGFDKHERGAFRPSTAEIGEWYGRSGLALTTQFFAMKINRYMHEFGVTHSALVQVAEKAYRNGAMNPMAWRREPLSADQIKGSKMLSYPLTQYMFCSPGEGGVAIVLASAKRARKMAARPVFLRAAAVRSRRFGSFEVTAPHLAIERSDGPTVDASRTAFEMAGIGPEDVDLAQLQDTESGAEVMHMAENGLCQHGEQERIIAHGETEIDGRLPINTDGGCLANGEPIGASGLRQVYENVLQLRGDAGPRQVPRDPRVAYTHVYGAPGISGVTILSR; encoded by the coding sequence ATGAGTGAAGTAGCGATTGTCGGTATTGGGATGCATGAGTTTGGCCGTCATGAGGGGCTTTCGGGCATGGACCAAGGTGTGGTTGCCGTCCGAAGAGCTTTGGTCGACTCAGGTCTTACCTGGCAGGACATGCAGTTCGCCTTTGGTGGAAGTAAGTCAGCAGGTGCCGCCGACCTCATGGTTTCAAAGTTGGGGTTGACTGGCCTGCAGTTCATCAACGTTTCGAACGGTTGCGCGACCGGGGGTTCAGCACTGTTCGCAGCCTGGAACGCCATCGAATCAGGGATGTTCGACCTGGGTATTGCGATCGGCTTCGATAAACATGAACGGGGCGCGTTCCGCCCGAGTACTGCAGAAATCGGAGAATGGTATGGGCGATCCGGCCTTGCCCTGACCACTCAGTTCTTTGCGATGAAGATCAACCGGTACATGCACGAGTTTGGTGTTACCCATTCGGCTCTAGTCCAAGTAGCCGAGAAGGCCTACAGAAACGGAGCGATGAACCCTATGGCTTGGCGTCGCGAGCCATTGTCTGCAGACCAAATCAAGGGCTCGAAAATGCTTTCCTATCCGTTGACCCAGTACATGTTTTGCTCGCCTGGCGAGGGTGGCGTGGCCATTGTCCTTGCCAGCGCCAAGCGGGCTCGGAAGATGGCGGCTCGGCCCGTCTTCCTCAGGGCAGCTGCCGTCCGTTCCCGACGTTTCGGTTCTTTTGAGGTAACGGCTCCCCATCTTGCCATTGAGCGTTCTGATGGCCCGACCGTCGACGCGTCGCGCACTGCGTTCGAAATGGCGGGGATCGGTCCGGAAGATGTGGATCTAGCCCAACTGCAGGACACGGAGTCGGGCGCAGAGGTCATGCACATGGCAGAGAACGGCTTATGCCAACACGGTGAGCAGGAACGGATCATCGCTCATGGAGAGACAGAGATCGATGGCCGGCTCCCGATCAATACTGACGGTGGTTGCCTTGCCAACGGTGAACCTATTGGAGCTTCTGGTCTCCGGCAGGTGTACGAGAATGTTCTGCAACTCCGAGGAGATGCAGGACCGCGGCAGGTGCCGCGAGACCCGCGAGTGGCCTATACACACGTTTACGGAGCACCAGGCATTTCTGGGGTCACGATTCTCAGCAGGTGA
- a CDS encoding Xaa-Pro peptidase family protein, with amino-acid sequence MFSQRIDRAREAMADRGVDVLLLSVGADLPYFCGYEAMPLERLTMLVVPRDGDVHLVVPHLEAPRVVERPEVFDLVTWRDGEDPIARVVDLVGGAATAAVGDQMWAGFLVDLGTACPTLSFTRASEVTAPLRMVKDADEVEALRRAGAAVDRILADVQAGQVPLVGRTEADVAAQIGRRILDEGHHRINFVIVASGPNAASPHHEPGGRVIGDGEGVLFDIGGTMVGPGDVGYCSDITRCVHIGPPPDGFAELYGVLHASQTAGVAEATVGTPCEDVDAAARRVIVDAGHGEHFVHRTGHGIGVEAHEHPNIVAGNELPLAVGHAFSVEPGIYVPGVWGARLEDIVVATADGPVAMNQIDRSLAVVEG; translated from the coding sequence GTGTTCAGCCAGCGCATCGATCGGGCCCGCGAGGCTATGGCCGACCGGGGCGTGGACGTTTTGCTCCTGTCGGTGGGTGCCGACCTGCCGTATTTCTGCGGATATGAGGCCATGCCGCTGGAGCGCCTCACCATGCTGGTCGTGCCCCGCGACGGCGATGTCCATCTGGTGGTGCCTCACCTGGAGGCTCCGCGGGTCGTGGAGCGTCCGGAGGTGTTTGACCTAGTCACCTGGCGGGACGGCGAGGATCCCATTGCCCGGGTGGTCGACCTGGTCGGCGGGGCGGCTACGGCGGCCGTCGGCGACCAGATGTGGGCCGGGTTCCTAGTCGACCTCGGCACAGCGTGTCCCACCCTGTCGTTCACCCGGGCCTCGGAGGTCACAGCGCCGCTACGGATGGTTAAGGATGCCGACGAGGTGGAGGCTCTGCGCCGGGCCGGTGCCGCCGTGGACCGCATCTTGGCCGACGTCCAGGCCGGGCAGGTCCCGCTGGTCGGCAGGACCGAGGCCGACGTGGCAGCCCAGATTGGGCGGCGGATCTTGGACGAAGGTCACCACCGGATCAACTTCGTGATCGTGGCCTCGGGACCTAACGCGGCCAGCCCCCACCACGAGCCGGGGGGCCGGGTCATCGGCGACGGCGAGGGGGTGCTGTTCGACATCGGCGGCACCATGGTCGGCCCGGGCGATGTCGGCTACTGCTCCGACATCACCCGGTGCGTCCACATTGGCCCGCCTCCCGATGGGTTCGCCGAGCTTTACGGGGTGCTGCACGCCTCACAGACCGCCGGGGTGGCAGAAGCCACCGTTGGTACCCCATGTGAGGACGTCGACGCGGCGGCCCGACGGGTCATCGTCGACGCCGGGCACGGTGAGCACTTCGTTCACCGGACCGGTCACGGCATCGGCGTGGAGGCACACGAGCACCCCAACATCGTGGCCGGCAACGAACTGCCGCTAGCTGTCGGCCACGCCTTCTCCGTTGAACCGGGTATCTACGTGCCTGGCGTGTGGGGCGCCCGGTTGGAGGACATCGTGGTGGCTACTGCCGACGGCCCGGTGGCTATGAACCAGATCGACCGCAGCCTGGCCGTGGTCGAGGGCTGA
- the lipA gene encoding lipoyl synthase, translated as MTSNSHSRPFRVRWLGRVRYRDALALQQGIHAPAGSADHPQDHLLLLEHHPVYTLGVRASLDNLLLPPNEVGADLERADRGGDITFHGPGQLVGYPLLHLPGKRGGGMADTVAYVRSVEDLLIDVCRDLGLVDVGRLDRYPGVWVEPEGPRPRKVAAIGVKLTRSRTMHGFALNVDPDLSYFDRMVPCGITGYGVTSLAAEGVNVPMRRVVDRVVDRAVDQWAAGPLDRADVAWAYRADDLSVFSRRGEVGARPLVGRKPEWMRVPLETGPDYLRLKAVMRSRRLTTVCEEAGCPNVFDCWNDGTATFMINGERCTRACGFCMVDTRRPDAPDLDEPHRVAEAVAEMGLRHAVVTAVARDDLHDGGASAFAATITTVRDRNPGTAVEVLIPDCKGDPEALRAVFDARPDVLSHNVETVARLQRRVRPSASYARSLSVLARAKAAGLTTKSSIIVGLGETDDEVEGCLADLTAVGCDIVTIGQYLQPTTSHLPVERWVEPATFDRWAVYGEARGIDHVEAGPLTRSSYHARQAAESAATGPVAVSLSARGG; from the coding sequence GTGACCTCCAACTCTCACTCCCGACCGTTCCGGGTCCGATGGTTGGGCCGTGTTCGCTATCGCGACGCTCTGGCTCTCCAGCAGGGCATCCATGCCCCCGCCGGGTCGGCCGACCATCCGCAGGACCATCTACTCCTCCTCGAGCACCATCCCGTCTACACGCTCGGCGTACGGGCCTCTCTGGACAACCTGCTGCTTCCCCCCAACGAGGTGGGAGCAGACCTTGAGCGGGCCGACCGGGGCGGTGATATCACCTTCCACGGTCCCGGCCAGCTAGTCGGCTATCCGCTTCTCCACCTCCCCGGCAAGCGGGGCGGTGGCATGGCCGACACGGTGGCCTACGTGCGCTCGGTGGAGGACCTCCTTATCGACGTCTGCAGAGACCTCGGCCTTGTTGATGTGGGCCGCCTGGACCGGTACCCCGGGGTCTGGGTAGAACCCGAAGGTCCCCGACCTCGGAAGGTGGCGGCCATCGGGGTGAAGTTAACCCGGAGCAGAACCATGCACGGTTTCGCCCTCAACGTGGATCCCGACCTTTCGTACTTCGACCGCATGGTTCCCTGCGGGATTACCGGTTACGGGGTCACGTCGCTGGCCGCCGAGGGGGTCAACGTCCCGATGCGCCGGGTCGTCGACCGTGTGGTCGACCGGGCCGTCGACCAGTGGGCGGCTGGCCCACTGGACCGGGCCGACGTGGCATGGGCTTACCGGGCAGACGATCTGAGCGTCTTTAGCCGGCGTGGAGAGGTTGGGGCCCGTCCGCTGGTGGGTCGTAAGCCCGAGTGGATGAGGGTGCCGCTGGAGACGGGGCCCGACTACCTGCGCCTCAAGGCCGTGATGCGTAGCCGTCGGCTCACCACGGTGTGCGAGGAGGCTGGCTGCCCCAACGTGTTCGATTGCTGGAATGACGGCACGGCTACCTTCATGATCAACGGCGAGCGATGTACCCGGGCCTGTGGCTTCTGCATGGTTGACACCCGCCGGCCCGACGCCCCGGATCTCGATGAGCCTCACCGGGTGGCTGAGGCGGTGGCCGAGATGGGCCTGCGCCACGCAGTGGTGACCGCGGTGGCCCGAGACGACCTGCACGATGGCGGAGCGTCGGCCTTCGCGGCCACTATCACCACTGTCCGGGACCGCAACCCGGGGACGGCCGTCGAGGTGTTGATCCCGGACTGCAAGGGCGATCCTGAGGCTCTTAGGGCAGTCTTTGACGCCCGGCCTGACGTCCTGAGCCACAACGTCGAGACGGTGGCCCGCCTGCAGCGGCGGGTCCGGCCGTCGGCGTCTTACGCCCGCAGTCTGTCGGTGCTGGCCCGGGCGAAGGCGGCTGGCCTGACTACTAAGTCGTCGATCATCGTCGGCCTCGGGGAGACCGACGATGAAGTGGAGGGCTGTCTAGCCGACCTGACCGCGGTGGGTTGCGACATCGTGACCATCGGTCAGTATCTGCAGCCGACCACCAGCCACCTTCCGGTAGAGCGCTGGGTGGAGCCGGCTACTTTCGACCGTTGGGCGGTGTACGGCGAAGCCCGGGGGATCGACCACGTGGAGGCCGGACCATTAACCCGGTCCAGCTACCACGCCCGCCAGGCCGCCGAGTCCGCCGCGACGGGCCCGGTGGCCGTGTCCCTGTCCGCCCGAGGGGGCTGA
- a CDS encoding VOC family protein, which yields MKDWGSTLGISWAEPAEVPNQPVWTPEEGQLSVPLRFVYSTEGPVHVELVEGPDGSIWDSSQTSGIHHFGVWVNDISVRVQGLLDHGATLLAAARPPSESFGNFAYLETPAIGVIELVSLGVRPRMEAWWAGATFA from the coding sequence ATGAAGGACTGGGGATCGACTCTAGGTATCAGTTGGGCTGAGCCAGCCGAGGTTCCCAACCAGCCGGTTTGGACCCCCGAAGAAGGACAACTTTCTGTTCCACTTCGTTTCGTCTACTCAACGGAGGGGCCGGTCCACGTCGAACTGGTCGAAGGACCTGATGGGAGCATCTGGGACAGTTCGCAAACGTCGGGCATCCATCACTTTGGGGTATGGGTCAACGACATTTCAGTCCGAGTACAGGGCCTTCTGGATCATGGAGCGACGCTTTTGGCAGCAGCGCGCCCACCCTCTGAGAGCTTTGGAAATTTTGCCTATCTCGAAACCCCAGCGATCGGAGTCATCGAACTGGTGTCCCTTGGTGTCCGACCCCGTATGGAGGCGTGGTGGGCAGGCGCGACCTTCGCCTGA
- a CDS encoding pyridoxamine 5'-phosphate oxidase family protein — protein MTEPESGTDYVDSYEDVSKFHLDDDREAVLLSKQTECTFMWTTTAGEPVGVIMNFVFHEGRFWVTCTRRRKRVPAVERRPRVALAISSRGTDIGISQTVTYKGNARVLDDAATTGWFYPALAAKVRPETNEAQAAFVKHLDSPGRVVIEITPDQRIGFDAEEMFRDSPAGPSRSSV, from the coding sequence ATGACCGAACCGGAAAGCGGAACCGATTATGTCGACAGCTACGAAGACGTGTCGAAGTTCCACCTAGACGACGATCGGGAAGCCGTACTGCTCTCTAAGCAAACCGAATGCACCTTTATGTGGACAACCACCGCAGGTGAACCGGTTGGGGTAATCATGAACTTCGTCTTCCACGAAGGACGGTTCTGGGTTACCTGTACTCGACGTCGGAAACGGGTACCCGCGGTGGAACGTAGGCCAAGAGTCGCCTTGGCGATCTCCAGCCGAGGCACCGACATCGGAATCAGCCAGACGGTGACCTACAAGGGCAACGCAAGAGTGTTGGATGATGCTGCAACTACCGGATGGTTCTACCCCGCCCTAGCTGCCAAAGTCCGACCGGAGACCAACGAGGCTCAGGCTGCGTTCGTTAAACACCTAGACAGCCCTGGTCGGGTCGTGATCGAAATCACTCCCGACCAGCGAATCGGATTCGACGCGGAAGAGATGTTCCGGGACTCACCCGCTGGACCGTCCCGCTCCTCAGTCTGA
- a CDS encoding AMP-binding protein, with product MPDFIEELGLEPGSIAIVGPDSRLTWAAVDLVLNRCANALLQADLGASRRVAVFAENSCETAMAHLAGLFGGASTVPVNFHLTSSEVAYILRDSRTEVVFAGPETVEWAVEAARLAEVSTVVAWGDCETSGALSWDEWLESGSDSPPPDDVRPLPNMLYTSGTTGVPKGTELPPTMFAGGSTIREHLENVRENRFAKLGTHLVLGPMYHTGPLSGMRSLLAGVPSIVTGRFDAEETLRVISDNQVESTLMVPTHFVRLIDLPSKIREQYDVSSIRLVVHTGSKCPIEVKRAMIEWWGPVFVEAYGATEVGTTCSITSEEWLEHPGSVGRAVPPFTPLVVDDQGEEVPSGTEGRLFFQDSTGRGVVYPGDPAKSAAAHLKPGVFTLGELGHIDRDGYVYIGDRVSDMVVSGGVNLYPAEAEQVLIGHPDVADVACIGVPHREMGEELKALVVLSDPEKRVDESEILGYCLQRLSHHKCPRTVTLVEDLGRTTMGKIDKRKLRSPWWDEPATTSD from the coding sequence GTGCCGGACTTCATCGAAGAACTCGGCCTCGAACCGGGATCGATTGCAATCGTCGGCCCGGACTCCAGGCTGACATGGGCGGCAGTCGATCTCGTTCTCAACCGGTGCGCCAACGCACTTTTGCAGGCCGACTTAGGGGCATCTCGGCGGGTTGCCGTATTTGCAGAGAACTCCTGTGAAACAGCCATGGCCCATCTTGCTGGCTTGTTTGGTGGGGCGTCGACTGTTCCGGTGAACTTTCACCTCACGTCCTCAGAAGTTGCCTACATCCTCCGGGATTCGCGCACAGAGGTCGTCTTCGCGGGGCCGGAAACGGTTGAGTGGGCAGTCGAGGCGGCGCGGCTTGCTGAGGTATCGACCGTTGTCGCGTGGGGGGATTGTGAGACCTCAGGCGCTCTGTCTTGGGACGAGTGGCTTGAATCCGGCTCGGATTCTCCGCCCCCTGATGATGTGCGTCCCCTACCGAACATGTTGTACACCTCAGGTACAACCGGAGTCCCTAAAGGAACGGAGCTCCCTCCGACCATGTTCGCTGGGGGTTCGACAATTCGAGAACACCTTGAAAACGTGAGGGAGAACAGGTTCGCGAAACTCGGGACCCACCTCGTCCTCGGGCCGATGTATCACACAGGCCCGCTGAGTGGGATGCGCTCGCTGTTGGCCGGGGTGCCATCAATCGTGACAGGACGGTTTGACGCTGAGGAGACGCTGCGTGTCATCAGCGACAACCAGGTCGAATCGACGCTAATGGTACCGACGCATTTTGTTCGACTCATCGACCTCCCGTCCAAGATTCGAGAGCAATACGACGTGTCCTCGATTCGGCTTGTCGTCCACACGGGATCGAAGTGCCCGATTGAAGTGAAGCGAGCCATGATCGAGTGGTGGGGCCCGGTCTTTGTGGAGGCATACGGAGCGACAGAGGTAGGCACTACTTGCTCGATCACGAGCGAGGAGTGGCTTGAACACCCTGGTTCTGTTGGGCGGGCTGTCCCACCGTTTACTCCATTGGTCGTGGACGATCAGGGCGAAGAGGTCCCGTCAGGGACAGAGGGTCGGCTCTTCTTCCAAGACTCGACTGGCCGCGGAGTTGTGTATCCGGGCGATCCGGCTAAGTCTGCCGCAGCACACCTAAAGCCAGGGGTCTTCACTCTTGGTGAGCTTGGCCATATAGACAGAGACGGCTATGTCTACATTGGTGACCGCGTTTCGGACATGGTCGTCTCGGGTGGTGTCAACCTTTACCCGGCTGAGGCCGAGCAGGTACTCATTGGTCACCCAGACGTAGCGGATGTTGCCTGTATCGGCGTTCCGCACCGCGAGATGGGTGAGGAACTCAAGGCCCTTGTGGTTTTGTCGGATCCTGAAAAGCGGGTAGACGAGAGCGAGATTCTTGGGTACTGCTTGCAGCGGCTTTCACATCACAAATGTCCGCGTACGGTCACCTTGGTTGAGGATCTTGGTCGGACGACCATGGGAAAGATCGACAAACGAAAGCTTCGTTCACCGTGGTGGGACGAACCGGCAACGACCTCAGACTGA
- a CDS encoding cytochrome P450, giving the protein MTGAHSDLGDFDILDPEVQQCPHLYYAAMRESCPVFLAEAAGTEFYLISRHEDVMRVLMDPGTFSSKFGRSGLPPSKEAVKRLIEVQEEYGAYPRRDTLLTVDPPEHTRYRKLVSRAFTSRAIADLEPFIRSRTNELIDRFLPTGRCEFVEEFAVPLPVAVIARALNVPGDRLEDFKRWSDDAVAGTGRELTVDEQVECEKSIIEFQHYFAEQLDQRRAEPREDILTNLVQARIDIQEDPDLPDEPLSTEEILSILQQILVAGNETTTKLLAEAMLLLSERPEVWNQLQTDPTMAGRVAEESLRLSSPTQGMWRIATRDVDVAGTSIPAGSRVVIMYASANRDETLFPDGDSFEPNRDNLSQHLSFGKGNHFCLGASLSRLETTVALEELSRRIHSFSLSSGNEIRYQPSFMLRGLKRLDLELTTS; this is encoded by the coding sequence ATGACCGGTGCCCATTCAGACCTTGGTGACTTCGACATCTTGGACCCGGAAGTCCAGCAGTGTCCCCACCTGTACTACGCGGCCATGCGCGAGTCGTGTCCCGTATTTCTCGCCGAAGCAGCAGGAACCGAGTTTTATCTGATCAGCAGACATGAGGATGTCATGCGGGTCCTGATGGACCCTGGGACGTTTTCTTCCAAGTTCGGGCGTTCTGGCCTTCCGCCGAGCAAGGAAGCAGTCAAACGACTTATTGAGGTACAGGAGGAATACGGGGCCTATCCCCGCCGGGACACCCTCTTGACGGTCGACCCGCCGGAACATACCCGGTATCGGAAACTCGTAAGCCGTGCCTTCACTTCACGTGCCATAGCTGACCTCGAGCCGTTCATCCGGAGTCGTACCAATGAGTTGATAGACCGTTTCCTTCCCACTGGTCGTTGTGAATTCGTTGAGGAGTTCGCGGTACCGCTTCCGGTGGCCGTCATTGCTCGGGCTCTCAACGTTCCCGGTGATCGGCTGGAGGACTTCAAGCGTTGGAGCGACGATGCGGTTGCCGGCACTGGGAGAGAACTCACAGTCGATGAGCAGGTCGAGTGTGAGAAATCAATCATCGAGTTCCAGCACTACTTCGCCGAGCAGTTGGATCAGCGGCGTGCAGAACCCCGTGAAGACATCCTGACAAACCTGGTCCAAGCACGTATCGACATACAGGAGGACCCTGACCTGCCCGACGAACCGCTGTCCACCGAGGAGATTCTCAGCATCCTCCAGCAGATACTCGTCGCGGGGAACGAGACCACGACGAAGCTCCTAGCCGAGGCGATGCTCCTCCTCAGCGAGCGGCCAGAGGTCTGGAATCAGTTGCAGACCGACCCCACGATGGCGGGTCGGGTTGCCGAAGAGAGCCTGCGTCTTTCATCTCCCACCCAGGGGATGTGGCGGATTGCCACACGTGATGTTGACGTAGCAGGCACAAGTATCCCCGCTGGCTCCAGGGTCGTGATCATGTACGCGTCCGCCAATCGTGACGAGACGCTGTTTCCCGATGGAGACTCGTTCGAGCCGAATCGGGACAACCTCTCGCAGCACTTGTCCTTTGGGAAAGGCAACCATTTCTGCCTTGGGGCAAGCCTTTCCAGGCTTGAAACCACGGTTGCGTTGGAAGAGCTCAGCCGACGGATCCATTCCTTCTCCCTAAGTTCTGGTAACGAAATCCGGTATCAACCCAGCTTCATGCTCCGCGGGCTGAAACGGCTTGACCTCGAATTGACGACGTCGTGA
- a CDS encoding TIGR03621 family F420-dependent LLM class oxidoreductase: MRNFRGLLELARAFRFACQAYAPSSKAEWLDTARRVEDLGYSTLHVADHYFGPGLALEEARHPLQTVAAIPAMTAAAGVTESLRIGCRVLCVDYHHPVVLAKELATIDLFSDGRLEPGFGAGWAGSEYEALGIPMEAPGVRIERLIETVEFTREFFSGAELSFHGAHVTARNMRAVPASVQPDGPRVMVGGGSPRVLKAAGRIADIVSLNFDNSSGRIGSDGVRSGSSDQTSKKIDWVREGAGERFGDLELEIGAYFTSVTHNAQSDTELVAQRVGVASEDLRDHPHVLIGSVEEIVEQLESQREVNGISYVTVGAAVLEDFAPIVERLAGR; this comes from the coding sequence GTGAGGAACTTCCGGGGGCTTCTCGAGTTGGCTAGGGCCTTTCGCTTCGCCTGTCAGGCATACGCGCCGTCGTCGAAGGCCGAATGGCTAGACACCGCGCGGCGTGTCGAAGACTTGGGTTATTCCACTTTGCACGTCGCGGACCACTACTTCGGTCCTGGTCTTGCCCTGGAGGAAGCCAGGCACCCGCTCCAGACGGTTGCTGCCATACCCGCAATGACTGCAGCAGCAGGGGTGACGGAATCGCTCCGAATCGGCTGTCGGGTCCTCTGTGTCGACTATCACCACCCCGTGGTACTGGCCAAGGAGCTCGCCACAATCGACCTGTTCTCAGATGGTCGTCTTGAGCCAGGTTTCGGAGCTGGTTGGGCTGGGTCGGAATACGAGGCACTCGGGATCCCGATGGAAGCGCCTGGCGTCCGGATTGAACGCCTAATCGAAACGGTGGAGTTCACCCGGGAGTTCTTCTCTGGTGCGGAACTTTCGTTTCATGGAGCACATGTGACTGCAAGAAACATGCGGGCCGTGCCCGCTTCGGTCCAGCCGGATGGTCCCCGCGTCATGGTGGGTGGTGGATCACCACGGGTGCTCAAGGCCGCTGGTCGTATTGCTGACATCGTGTCACTGAACTTCGACAACTCAAGTGGCCGGATCGGTTCCGACGGCGTGCGTTCGGGCAGCTCAGACCAGACGTCAAAGAAGATCGACTGGGTTAGAGAAGGAGCCGGAGAACGATTCGGGGACCTCGAGCTTGAGATAGGCGCCTACTTCACGTCGGTCACTCACAACGCACAATCAGACACAGAACTTGTAGCGCAGAGGGTTGGTGTGGCGAGTGAAGATCTGCGAGACCACCCCCACGTGCTTATCGGCTCTGTCGAAGAGATCGTGGAGCAGCTTGAGAGCCAGCGAGAGGTCAACGGCATCTCATACGTGACTGTTGGCGCAGCGGTTCTCGAAGACTTTGCGCCCATCGTCGAACGGTTGGCCGGCCGATGA